The Ignavibacteriota bacterium genome contains a region encoding:
- a CDS encoding efflux RND transporter permease subunit, whose protein sequence is MSARIINFVLKNRLFVIGFLLTIVGLGIIALQKIPIDAFPDVTNNQVQVITTAPTLSPLDVERFVSYPIENAMNGLPDVEIVRSISKHGLSVVTVVFKDRVNVYFARQLISERLSGMRSELPESADQPVLGPISTALGEIYQYVVEGADRSAMELRSIQEWIIKPQLKTIPGVTEVNSFGGFVRQYHILVDAEKLAAAGLTLEEVQAAVARNNLGVGGNFLEANGESYIIRGLGYLAGEADLRRLVVSSRGGVFVRISDVADVRVGPETRAGAVTKDSSGEAVTGIVMMLRGQNSRDVIERIKTKVEEINASLPPGVVIRSFYDQTELVNNTIATVETNLIEGGILVIVVLFFFLGNWRAALIVAGVIPLAMLFTFIGMEWLGLSANLMSLGALDFGMIVDGAVVLIDNYVRSMQAQRGLARRRIDIIAESTKEVARPITFGVLIILMVYIPILSFQGMEGKMFAPMAYAVGFAILGSLILIFTFVPVVSSFFLTVPERIRENIVIRHLTPLYRRALVWSLRHYSRTFGTAFGVLAASLLLLGFLGSEFLPELDEGSFLLEVKRLPSVALSESVERGIALQKKIRAIPEVRAAVFKTGRPDLANDYMGVHETDCFIMLRPRKEWRDGVTKADIGAQIEEIVAREPGISYNITQPIAMRVDELVAGVKSDIAVKVFGEDFDVLNAVARDISALASSIEGTGNAIVEQTSGQTYLDVTMDQEQLARYGLDAAAVLDVVEMAIGGKAVSEVLEGTRRTAVVLRLGEAHRNSIQAIRDVLVDLPSGGRVPLSSLARVEAVEGPVQISREKGQRRMVVGINLADRDVGSYVQDLRASIGTSLKLPPGYFLEYGGQFENQQRAMSRLLLVVPLALLIIYLLLFTMFGKLRHAMLILTNLPFALSGGLIALWLRGLNISVTSAIGFIALFGVAVLNGVVLVEHLNHLRHTGRPLDEAVTEGSIDRLRPVLMTALVASLGFLPMALNTSQGSEVQRPLATVVIGGLITSTLLTLLVLPTLYAWIERRVEPSMSGMQTLRRIVLPKSFW, encoded by the coding sequence ATGAGCGCGCGCATCATCAACTTTGTGCTGAAGAACCGGCTCTTTGTGATCGGTTTTCTTCTCACCATCGTCGGGCTGGGTATTATCGCGCTGCAGAAAATTCCCATCGACGCGTTTCCCGACGTGACCAACAATCAGGTGCAGGTCATCACCACCGCGCCGACACTCTCGCCTCTCGACGTGGAACGTTTCGTCTCGTATCCGATCGAGAATGCGATGAACGGTTTGCCCGATGTCGAGATAGTCCGCTCCATCTCGAAACACGGGCTGAGCGTTGTGACGGTGGTGTTCAAGGACCGCGTCAACGTGTATTTCGCGCGGCAGTTGATTTCGGAGCGCTTGAGCGGCATGCGGTCGGAACTGCCGGAGAGCGCGGATCAACCCGTGCTCGGACCGATCTCGACGGCCCTCGGAGAGATATACCAGTACGTGGTCGAGGGCGCCGATCGCAGCGCCATGGAGCTGCGCAGCATTCAGGAATGGATCATCAAGCCGCAGTTGAAGACCATACCCGGCGTGACGGAAGTGAACAGTTTCGGCGGATTTGTGCGCCAGTATCATATCCTGGTGGACGCGGAGAAACTGGCCGCGGCCGGACTCACGCTCGAGGAAGTCCAGGCCGCCGTGGCGCGCAACAATCTGGGCGTCGGGGGCAATTTCCTCGAGGCGAACGGCGAGTCGTATATCATCCGGGGTCTGGGATATCTCGCGGGTGAAGCCGACCTGCGTCGTCTGGTGGTCTCGTCGCGCGGTGGCGTCTTTGTGCGGATCTCCGATGTGGCTGATGTGCGCGTGGGCCCCGAGACGCGCGCCGGCGCGGTGACAAAGGACAGCTCGGGCGAAGCTGTGACGGGCATCGTGATGATGCTTCGCGGCCAGAACAGCCGCGATGTGATCGAGCGGATCAAGACCAAGGTCGAGGAGATAAATGCCTCTCTACCTCCCGGTGTTGTGATCCGTTCCTTCTATGATCAGACCGAACTCGTCAACAACACGATCGCGACGGTCGAAACGAATCTCATCGAGGGTGGTATTCTTGTCATCGTGGTGTTGTTCTTCTTCCTCGGCAACTGGCGCGCGGCGCTGATCGTCGCGGGAGTGATCCCGCTCGCCATGCTCTTCACCTTCATCGGGATGGAGTGGCTGGGCCTTTCCGCAAATCTCATGAGTCTCGGAGCGCTCGATTTCGGCATGATCGTCGACGGCGCCGTGGTGTTGATCGACAACTACGTGCGGTCGATGCAGGCGCAACGCGGACTCGCGCGCAGGCGCATCGACATCATCGCCGAGAGCACGAAGGAGGTCGCGCGTCCGATCACTTTCGGCGTGCTGATCATACTCATGGTGTACATCCCCATCCTGAGTTTCCAGGGCATGGAAGGGAAGATGTTCGCACCGATGGCATACGCGGTGGGATTTGCGATACTCGGATCCCTTATTCTCATTTTTACCTTCGTTCCCGTCGTCTCGTCGTTTTTCCTCACCGTGCCCGAGCGCATTCGCGAGAACATCGTGATCCGTCACCTCACGCCGCTGTACCGTCGCGCGCTGGTCTGGTCGCTGAGGCACTACAGCCGCACGTTCGGTACGGCGTTCGGCGTACTCGCGGCATCGCTGCTGCTGCTCGGCTTTCTCGGGTCGGAATTCCTGCCGGAGCTGGACGAGGGCTCCTTCCTGCTTGAAGTCAAACGCCTTCCGAGTGTCGCGCTGTCGGAATCAGTGGAAAGGGGAATCGCGCTGCAGAAGAAAATACGCGCCATTCCGGAAGTGCGCGCCGCGGTGTTCAAAACCGGCAGGCCGGATCTTGCGAACGACTACATGGGCGTGCATGAGACGGACTGCTTCATCATGCTTCGTCCGCGCAAGGAATGGCGGGACGGCGTGACCAAGGCCGACATAGGGGCGCAGATCGAGGAGATCGTCGCGCGCGAGCCCGGCATCAGCTACAACATCACACAGCCCATAGCCATGCGTGTGGACGAACTCGTGGCCGGTGTCAAGTCGGACATCGCGGTGAAGGTGTTCGGCGAGGACTTCGATGTTTTGAACGCGGTGGCCCGCGATATTTCGGCGCTCGCGTCATCGATCGAAGGCACGGGCAATGCGATAGTGGAACAGACATCGGGGCAGACCTACCTCGACGTCACCATGGATCAGGAACAGCTTGCCCGCTACGGACTCGATGCGGCCGCCGTGCTCGACGTTGTGGAGATGGCGATAGGCGGCAAGGCGGTGTCGGAGGTGCTCGAAGGCACGCGCCGCACGGCGGTGGTGCTCCGCCTCGGTGAAGCGCACCGCAACTCGATACAGGCGATACGCGACGTGCTGGTGGATCTTCCGTCCGGCGGACGCGTCCCGCTCTCCTCCCTTGCCCGCGTGGAGGCGGTGGAGGGGCCCGTGCAGATCAGTCGCGAAAAAGGACAACGCCGCATGGTGGTCGGCATCAATCTCGCGGATCGTGATGTCGGCAGCTACGTACAGGATCTGCGCGCGAGCATCGGGACCTCCCTGAAGCTGCCTCCAGGCTATTTCCTCGAGTACGGTGGACAGTTCGAGAATCAACAGCGCGCGATGAGCCGCCTCCTGCTTGTGGTGCCTCTTGCACTGCTCATCATCTACCTGCTGCTTTTCACCATGTTCGGCAAACTGCGGCACGCCATGCTTATTCTGACGAATCTGCCCTTCGCGTTGAGCGGCGGACTCATCGCTTTGTGGCTGCGCGGACTCAACATCAGTGTCACCAGCGCCATCGGGTTCATCGCGCTGTTCGGCGTGGCTGTGCTGAATGGCGTTGTGCTGGTGGAACACCTCAATCACCTGCGCCATACCGGTCGTCCGTTGGATGAGGCGGTGACCGAGGGCTCCATCGACCGCCTCCGTCCGGTGCTGATGACGGCCCTTGTGGCGAGTCTGGGCTTCCTGCCCATGGCGCTGAACACGTCGCAGGGCAGCGAGGTGCAGAGGCCGCTTGCCACGGTGGTGATCGGCGGTCTCATTACATCGACGCTTCTCACGTTGCTGGTGCTTCCGACACTCTATGCGTGGATTGAACGACGCGTGGAACCCTCGATGAGCGGCATGCAGACCTTGCGCCGCATCGTTCTGCCGAAGTCGTTCTGGTGA
- the vanZ gene encoding VanZ family protein: MTLSKNVTLWRMLAAGWAAMILFVLLVPGDSVPTLPYWPFPVPYDKTVHTVLFFVQAVCLRKSITVAEGGDRLFAAVAVALATSSFGTATEVLQMLAVARSASMLDAFADLVGACAGAMLVYGLEMRARKKDGRPGGRPQ, from the coding sequence ATGACCCTTTCGAAAAACGTCACCCTGTGGCGTATGCTCGCGGCCGGCTGGGCGGCCATGATTCTTTTTGTGCTTCTCGTGCCCGGTGACTCTGTTCCAACACTGCCCTACTGGCCGTTCCCCGTCCCGTACGACAAAACCGTACACACCGTCCTGTTCTTCGTGCAGGCCGTGTGTCTGCGGAAATCCATCACGGTGGCCGAGGGCGGAGACCGCCTCTTCGCGGCCGTCGCCGTGGCGCTCGCAACCAGTTCCTTCGGCACAGCGACGGAGGTGCTGCAGATGCTCGCCGTCGCGCGTTCGGCCAGCATGCTCGACGCCTTCGCGGATCTTGTCGGCGCGTGTGCGGGGGCGATGCTGGTGTACGGACTCGAGATGCGGGCCAGAAAAAAAGACGGACGCCCCGGGGGACGTCCGCAGTAA
- a CDS encoding NAD(P)H-hydrate dehydratase, with product MKPVFTAAEMRGCDEAATTRYGVPGIVLMENAARGAVDLAEECLGGLQDKHLLFLCGRGNNGGDGYAMARHALNRGARATVLALAFDSHGDAEANLTMLRAALADTTLGRLDVLDDGSLQAALDTRPDLLIDALLGTGLTSALHDPVSAYVRQVNDAALPVLAVDIPTGVNSDTGEATGGAIMARWTAAMGGLKRGHLFADGRNHSGITDVIDIGMPRAGYYSAATSTWLIESGDVAGMLPRRAVDAHKYAAGSVCIAAGSYGMTGAAALAGLASLRAGAGISFLATPAPLHDALVQKLTEVILCPMPATSGAAFARDAVSGLLERMRTSRASAIGPGISRDEETQACARELIGAADFPLVIDADALYALTGHLDVLAANAGRSILTPHAGEFQRLSGMTREDVSRDPVECARSFARAHGCTLLLKGAPTVIATADGRVFVNSTGNPGMATAGSGDVLTGLLAGFLAQGLDPVAAAICGAFVHGQAGDRSAAVTGIHSLIAGDILDHIPETLRLLTPSTA from the coding sequence ATGAAACCCGTCTTCACCGCGGCAGAAATGCGCGGCTGCGACGAGGCAGCCACCACGCGCTACGGCGTGCCGGGTATAGTGCTGATGGAAAACGCCGCGCGAGGCGCGGTGGATCTTGCCGAAGAGTGCCTCGGCGGATTACAGGATAAACACCTCCTGTTTCTGTGCGGGCGGGGGAACAACGGCGGCGACGGATATGCCATGGCACGCCACGCGCTGAACCGCGGAGCAAGGGCGACAGTGCTCGCGCTCGCCTTTGATAGCCACGGCGATGCCGAAGCGAACCTGACGATGCTGCGCGCTGCTCTGGCGGACACAACGCTGGGGCGGCTCGACGTACTGGATGACGGATCGCTGCAGGCCGCGCTCGATACGCGCCCGGATCTGCTGATCGACGCGCTGCTTGGCACAGGACTGACATCCGCCTTACATGATCCGGTGAGCGCCTACGTGCGCCAGGTGAACGACGCCGCTCTCCCCGTCCTTGCCGTCGATATTCCGACCGGAGTGAACAGCGACACAGGCGAGGCGACGGGCGGAGCCATCATGGCACGCTGGACGGCTGCCATGGGCGGCCTGAAGCGCGGACATCTGTTTGCGGACGGACGGAACCACAGCGGTATCACGGACGTCATCGACATCGGCATGCCGCGCGCGGGATATTACTCCGCAGCGACATCCACCTGGCTGATAGAATCAGGCGACGTTGCGGGGATGCTGCCGCGGCGAGCCGTCGACGCACACAAGTACGCGGCCGGCAGCGTCTGTATTGCCGCGGGATCATACGGGATGACAGGTGCGGCAGCGCTTGCAGGACTCGCATCACTGCGAGCCGGGGCGGGCATCAGTTTCCTTGCAACACCCGCGCCCCTGCACGACGCGCTCGTTCAGAAACTCACTGAAGTTATTCTCTGCCCCATGCCCGCGACCTCGGGTGCTGCCTTCGCGCGCGACGCGGTGTCCGGCCTGCTCGAACGCATGCGGACGTCACGCGCCTCCGCCATCGGTCCCGGCATCTCCCGTGACGAGGAGACGCAGGCGTGTGCGCGTGAGCTGATCGGCGCGGCCGATTTTCCGCTCGTCATCGATGCCGACGCGCTGTACGCGCTGACAGGACACCTCGACGTGCTGGCCGCCAACGCGGGTCGTTCGATACTCACACCACACGCGGGTGAATTCCAGCGGCTCAGCGGCATGACACGCGAGGATGTTTCGCGCGATCCCGTCGAGTGCGCGCGAAGTTTCGCGCGCGCGCACGGCTGCACGCTGCTTTTAAAAGGCGCACCCACTGTGATCGCGACGGCCGACGGCCGTGTGTTCGTCAACAGCACCGGGAACCCCGGAATGGCTACGGCCGGGTCAGGAGATGTCCTGACGGGCTTGCTCGCCGGATTTCTTGCACAGGGATTAGATCCTGTCGCCGCCGCGATCTGTGGCGCCTTTGTCCATGGCCAGGCGGGCGACCGCAGCGCGGCGGTGACGGGGATTCATTCACTGATCGCAGGCGACATTCTCGACCATATCCCGGAAACGCTCCGCCTGCTCACACCTTCCACGGCATGA
- a CDS encoding NADH-quinone oxidoreductase subunit N: MQQLLTDTLAAAPLSALIVSSLLVILLHTFRKDAEHGVFLLSLAGIAAALVYAVLMFPERGIAFSGMIVTGGYASIITVILLLAAALALLHAREVLPKIGAHYGEFYILVMLSLTGMVTLATAYDLVAAFIGLEIMSVSLYVLAGLLRAQRRANEAALKYFLLGAFSTGFMLYGIALIYGATGGTGYEIIMRSTASHGTPVFLAGLGLLLVGFAFKIGAVPFHMWVPDVYDGSSTLVTAFMATAAKASAFSAIIVFFSMTFDTGDNRIGITIAVLATASMLVGNVAALAQDSVKRMLAYSSIAHAGYMLVGISSLSLDGMTGVLFYLLSYVFTTAGSFGLVALVESANDGDASVKRFAGLGRTSPLLAALMTLFLLSLIGLPPLSGFFGKYYVFFAAVKDGAIWLAIAGVVTSMISLYYYLRVIVVMYFTTDEDSAAVPVGGLGLASLLLSAAGVLLFGLFPRLFIDVVKQLPGS, translated from the coding sequence ATGCAGCAACTCCTCACCGACACACTCGCCGCCGCGCCCCTCAGCGCCCTCATTGTCAGCAGTCTGCTCGTGATACTCCTGCACACGTTCCGCAAGGACGCGGAGCACGGCGTGTTCCTGCTGTCGCTCGCGGGCATCGCCGCTGCGCTCGTTTACGCCGTGCTGATGTTTCCAGAACGCGGGATCGCCTTCTCGGGCATGATCGTGACAGGCGGCTACGCGAGCATCATCACGGTCATCCTGCTGCTTGCGGCCGCGCTCGCGTTGTTGCACGCGCGCGAAGTTCTGCCGAAGATCGGCGCGCATTACGGCGAGTTCTACATCCTCGTGATGCTGTCCCTCACGGGTATGGTGACGCTGGCCACTGCGTACGATCTCGTCGCCGCGTTTATCGGACTCGAGATCATGTCGGTTTCGCTGTACGTTCTGGCGGGTCTGCTGCGCGCGCAGCGCCGCGCAAACGAGGCGGCCCTGAAGTACTTCCTGCTCGGCGCCTTTTCGACGGGCTTCATGCTCTATGGCATCGCGCTGATATACGGCGCAACCGGTGGCACGGGATATGAGATCATCATGCGTTCAACGGCCTCGCATGGCACGCCCGTCTTTCTTGCGGGACTCGGTCTGCTGCTGGTCGGTTTCGCCTTCAAGATCGGCGCGGTTCCCTTCCACATGTGGGTGCCCGATGTGTACGACGGCTCCTCCACGCTCGTCACCGCTTTCATGGCCACGGCTGCCAAGGCCTCCGCATTTTCCGCGATCATCGTCTTTTTCTCGATGACGTTCGACACCGGCGACAACCGCATAGGGATCACGATCGCCGTGCTCGCCACTGCCTCGATGCTGGTCGGCAACGTCGCCGCGCTTGCGCAGGACAGCGTGAAGCGTATGCTCGCCTATTCCAGCATCGCACACGCAGGCTACATGCTCGTCGGAATTTCATCGCTGTCGCTCGACGGGATGACTGGCGTGCTCTTCTATCTGCTCTCGTACGTGTTCACCACCGCGGGGTCCTTCGGTCTCGTGGCGCTGGTCGAGTCAGCAAACGACGGCGACGCATCCGTGAAACGTTTTGCGGGACTCGGCCGCACATCGCCGCTGCTTGCCGCGTTGATGACCCTGTTTCTGCTCTCTCTTATCGGCCTTCCGCCGCTCAGCGGATTTTTCGGAAAATACTACGTGTTCTTCGCCGCGGTGAAAGACGGCGCGATCTGGCTCGCCATCGCGGGCGTGGTGACCAGTATGATCTCGTTGTACTATTACCTGCGCGTGATCGTTGTTATGTATTTCACGACGGATGAGGATAGCGCTGCCGTGCCGGTCGGCGGGCTGGGCCTCGCCTCGCTGCTCCTTTCAGCGGCCGGCGTGCTGCTCTTCGGACTTTTCCCCCGCCTCTTTATCGACGTGGTGAAGCAGCTCCCCGGATCATGA
- a CDS encoding sodium:proton antiporter, giving the protein MIPVVTARASETHAVSQPHPAMIAPFILLLLAIALMPFIHKHWWEKYYAHVSVALALVTIVYYVGVLSNPVRMLHSGIEFFSFICLVGSLFVVAGGMHIGLKGYSTPVSNTILLLFGAVLSNLVGTTGASMVLIRPYIRNNRYRIHPYHVVFFIFIVSNMGGSLTPIGDPPLFLGYLRGIPFFWVLTNLWPIWLLSIALILAVFVVIDTRYYRKVPASVRASLHAGEEHAKFEGWHNMGFLLVILLAVFIQEPPYLREALMLAAAAGSYLTTNRNIHKANDFNFAPIKEVGFLFIGLFATMVPALDWLEANAVSLGITSPGHFYWGSGALSSFLDNAPTYLNFLSAAFGLFVTPATIDAVQALVNSGAPTVAAHAHDVQQTYAMLVSHHADMVAAKSVPVADIQVSYLMAMHPIYIQAISIGAVFFGANTYIGNAPNFMVKSISEQLGVRMPSFFGYMVRYSIPVLIPIFTLVWLLFFSAH; this is encoded by the coding sequence ATGATTCCCGTCGTTACCGCGCGCGCCTCCGAGACGCATGCGGTGTCGCAGCCGCACCCCGCGATGATAGCCCCGTTCATTCTTCTGCTGCTGGCCATCGCGCTCATGCCCTTCATTCACAAACACTGGTGGGAGAAGTACTACGCGCACGTCTCCGTTGCGCTTGCGCTTGTCACCATCGTGTACTACGTCGGGGTGCTGTCGAATCCGGTGCGTATGCTGCATTCGGGCATCGAATTTTTCAGCTTTATCTGTCTGGTGGGATCCCTGTTTGTTGTTGCCGGCGGCATGCATATCGGTCTGAAGGGATATTCGACACCCGTGTCGAACACCATCCTCTTGCTGTTCGGCGCCGTGCTGTCGAATCTCGTGGGCACGACGGGCGCCTCGATGGTGCTGATCCGCCCATACATCAGGAACAACAGATATCGCATCCATCCCTACCACGTCGTCTTTTTTATCTTCATCGTGAGCAACATGGGCGGATCGCTGACGCCCATCGGCGACCCGCCGCTGTTCCTCGGATATCTGCGCGGCATACCCTTTTTCTGGGTGCTCACGAATCTCTGGCCGATCTGGCTGCTGTCGATAGCCCTGATACTCGCAGTGTTTGTGGTGATCGACACCCGCTACTACCGCAAGGTTCCCGCCAGTGTGCGCGCGTCGCTGCATGCCGGCGAGGAACACGCGAAGTTCGAGGGCTGGCACAACATGGGATTTCTGCTGGTAATACTCCTCGCCGTGTTCATCCAGGAGCCGCCGTATCTGCGCGAAGCACTGATGCTCGCCGCGGCGGCGGGCTCGTATCTCACGACCAACCGGAATATTCACAAGGCGAACGATTTCAACTTCGCGCCCATCAAGGAAGTGGGTTTCCTGTTTATCGGTCTTTTTGCAACGATGGTCCCCGCGCTCGACTGGCTTGAAGCGAACGCCGTGTCGCTCGGCATCACTTCCCCGGGCCATTTCTACTGGGGCTCTGGCGCGCTCTCGTCGTTCCTCGACAATGCCCCGACCTACCTGAACTTTCTGAGCGCGGCATTCGGCTTGTTCGTGACACCCGCCACGATCGACGCGGTACAGGCCCTTGTCAACTCGGGCGCGCCCACCGTTGCGGCTCACGCGCACGACGTGCAGCAGACCTACGCGATGCTGGTATCACATCATGCCGACATGGTGGCCGCGAAGTCGGTGCCCGTGGCCGACATCCAGGTCAGTTACCTGATGGCGATGCACCCGATATACATTCAGGCGATCAGCATCGGCGCCGTGTTTTTCGGCGCGAACACCTACATCGGCAACGCGCCGAATTTTATGGTGAAATCCATCTCCGAGCAGCTCGGCGTGCGTATGCCGTCGTTCTTCGGATACATGGTGCGTTATTCAATTCCCGTACTCATACCGATTTTTACGCTCGTGTGGCTGCTGTTCTTTTCAGCACACTAG
- a CDS encoding NADH-quinone oxidoreductase subunit M, translated as MPMIPNLLSILIFTPAAAGVLLLLLRRNERVMKAGAVAISAALFFLSLPLYFAYDPANASMQFIEKTLWIPSFNVSYHVGIDGLSLLLVLLTTFLTPIVIVSSWKSVTKQVPLYLFLMLLLETGMLGVFCSLDTFLFYVFWEVILIPMYFIIGIWGGKNRVYATVKFFIFTMVGSLLMLIAILWMGWYASTLPGGVFTTDFTALLALAPQIPAPAQAWLFAAFALSFLIKVPAFPLHTWLPDAHVEAPTGGSVILAGVLLKLGTYGLVRFNVQLFPGATLEYAGWLAGLGVAGIIYGALVSMVQKDVKKLVAYSSVSHMGFILLGIFGLTVEGMQGGLIQMINHGLSTGALFLLVGMIYDRRHTRMIEDFGGLARHVPVFSTIFLIVTLSSIGLPGLNGFVGEFLILLGSFGSVTLGSIWYTVFASTGVVLSAVYMLWMFQRVVFGTTRNDENTRIADLSRREIGLLIPILVFIVWIGVFPSTFLSKTEPTMKRIVGQYHSVSAPATAPAPAAASK; from the coding sequence ATGCCCATGATCCCGAACCTGCTGAGCATTCTGATCTTCACGCCCGCGGCCGCCGGCGTGTTGCTGTTACTTCTGCGCCGCAACGAGCGCGTCATGAAGGCCGGCGCCGTCGCCATTAGCGCCGCGCTGTTTTTCCTTTCCCTGCCTCTCTACTTCGCCTACGATCCCGCGAACGCCTCGATGCAGTTCATCGAAAAGACGTTGTGGATCCCGTCGTTCAACGTCAGTTACCATGTGGGAATCGACGGACTTTCTCTGCTGCTGGTTTTGCTCACGACGTTTTTGACACCGATCGTCATCGTGTCATCGTGGAAGTCCGTCACAAAGCAGGTGCCGCTGTACCTCTTCCTGATGCTGCTGCTCGAGACAGGCATGCTGGGTGTTTTCTGTTCGCTCGATACGTTCCTTTTCTACGTGTTCTGGGAAGTGATCCTCATCCCGATGTACTTCATCATCGGCATCTGGGGCGGAAAGAACCGCGTGTACGCCACCGTGAAGTTCTTCATCTTCACGATGGTCGGCTCCCTTCTCATGCTGATTGCGATACTCTGGATGGGATGGTACGCGTCCACGCTGCCCGGAGGTGTTTTCACCACCGACTTCACCGCGCTGCTTGCCCTTGCCCCGCAGATTCCCGCACCGGCGCAGGCCTGGCTGTTCGCGGCCTTCGCCCTGAGTTTCCTGATCAAGGTGCCCGCGTTCCCGCTTCACACATGGCTTCCCGACGCACACGTCGAGGCGCCCACGGGTGGATCGGTCATACTCGCGGGTGTGCTGCTGAAACTCGGCACCTACGGCCTGGTGCGTTTCAACGTGCAGCTCTTTCCCGGCGCGACGCTCGAGTACGCGGGATGGCTCGCGGGGCTCGGCGTGGCGGGCATCATCTACGGCGCTCTCGTCTCGATGGTGCAGAAAGACGTGAAGAAGCTCGTGGCATACTCGTCCGTCAGCCACATGGGTTTCATCCTGCTCGGCATTTTCGGATTGACCGTCGAGGGCATGCAGGGCGGACTCATTCAAATGATCAACCACGGACTCTCCACGGGCGCGCTCTTCCTCCTTGTGGGAATGATCTACGACCGCAGGCATACGCGTATGATCGAGGATTTCGGCGGCCTGGCGCGCCACGTGCCGGTCTTTTCGACCATCTTCCTCATCGTCACCCTCTCGTCGATAGGGCTGCCGGGACTCAACGGTTTTGTGGGTGAATTCCTGATCCTGCTCGGGTCCTTCGGCTCCGTGACACTCGGTTCCATCTGGTACACCGTGTTTGCATCCACAGGTGTCGTGTTATCGGCCGTGTACATGCTGTGGATGTTCCAGCGCGTGGTGTTCGGCACGACGCGCAATGACGAGAACACACGCATCGCGGATCTCTCGCGCCGGGAAATCGGACTGCTTATTCCGATTCTCGTCTTCATCGTGTGGATCGGCGTGTTTCCCTCCACCTTCCTTTCAAAAACAGAACCGACGATGAAACGCATCGTCGGGCAGTATCACAGCGTTTCCGCGCCCGCGACTGCTCCCGCACCCGCCGCCGCGTCGAAGTGA